One segment of Pseudomonas asgharzadehiana DNA contains the following:
- a CDS encoding class II aldolase/adducin family protein has product MSSVTSISNVSSTVRQRVTPEEWEVRVKLAAAYRLAALYKWTDHIYTHFSARVPGPQEHFLINAFGLLFDEINASNLVKVDLDGTLVDDPTGLGINYAGYVIHSAIHGARSDLQAVLHTHTRDGIAVSAQKDGLLPISQHSIAFSGRVAYHGYEGIALDLDERERLVADLGDKSVMILRNHGLLTAGISVEHAFQQLQSLERACNIQIAAQAAGNAELVFPPQAVVAKVEEQAKAHSSGEGPGVARHWNALIRQLERTDTDYKN; this is encoded by the coding sequence ATGAGCAGCGTCACCTCGATTTCCAACGTTTCCAGCACCGTCCGCCAACGCGTTACGCCAGAGGAGTGGGAGGTGCGCGTCAAACTGGCCGCCGCCTACCGCCTGGCGGCGCTGTACAAGTGGACCGACCACATCTACACGCACTTCTCCGCCCGCGTGCCGGGCCCGCAGGAACATTTCCTGATCAATGCCTTCGGGCTGTTGTTCGATGAAATCAACGCCTCCAACCTGGTCAAGGTCGATCTTGACGGCACCCTCGTCGACGACCCCACCGGCCTGGGCATCAACTACGCCGGCTATGTGATCCACAGCGCCATCCACGGTGCGCGGTCTGATCTGCAAGCGGTGTTGCACACCCATACCCGCGACGGCATTGCGGTGTCGGCGCAAAAGGACGGTTTGCTGCCGATCTCCCAGCATTCCATCGCCTTCTCCGGGCGCGTGGCGTACCACGGCTATGAAGGCATCGCCCTCGACCTGGACGAACGTGAGCGGCTGGTGGCGGATCTGGGCGACAAGAGCGTGATGATCCTGCGTAACCACGGCTTGTTGACGGCGGGTATCAGCGTCGAGCATGCGTTCCAGCAACTGCAAAGTCTGGAGCGCGCATGCAATATCCAGATCGCGGCCCAGGCGGCCGGCAACGCGGAGTTGGTGTTCCCGCCGCAGGCGGTGGTGGCGAAGGTGGAAGAACAGGCCAAGGCCCACAGCAGCGGCGAAGGCCCCGGCGTGGCGCGGCATTGGAATGCACTGATTCGCCAATTGGAACGCACGGATACCGACTACAAGAACTGA
- a CDS encoding bifunctional 5-dehydro-2-deoxygluconokinase/5-dehydro-2-deoxyphosphogluconate aldolase, with protein sequence MGQTRFASGRQLDLICLGRLGVDLYAQQVGARLEDVSSFAKYLGGSSANIAFGTARLGLKSAMLSRVGDDHMGRFLVESLAREGCDVSGIKVDPERLTALVLLGLKDRETFPLVFYRENCADMALRAEDISEAFIASSKALLITGTHFSTDNVYKASIQALDYAAKHNVKRVLDIDYRPVLWGLAGKADGETRFVADQTVSAHVQKILPRFDLIVGTEEEFLIAGGSEDLLTALRTVREITPATLVVKLGPQGCTVIHGAIPARLEDGAIYPGVRVEVLNVLGAGDAFMSGFLSGWLNDASDERCSQLANACGGLVVSRHACAPAMPTPAELDYLFNSPVPITRPDQDVTLQRLHRVSVPRKAWKQLFIFAFDHRWQLVDLAQRGGQDPARISDIKQLFIQAIERVQHKLAEQGVDADVGLLADQRFGQDALNAASGRGWWVARPVEVQNSRPLAFEHGRSIGSNLIAWPQEQIIKCLVQYHPDDEPMLRLEQEAQLKAVYDASVVSGHELLLEVIPPKDHPSTYPDVLYRSLKRLYNLGIYPAWWKIEAQTAEEWTRLDALINERDPYCRGVVLLGLNASPECLADGFRQARLSTTCRGFAVGRTIFQEPSKAWMAGQIDDETLVQQVQATFEQLINAWRSARG encoded by the coding sequence ATGGGCCAGACTCGTTTTGCCAGTGGGCGTCAATTGGATCTGATTTGCCTCGGGCGCCTGGGCGTCGACCTCTACGCACAGCAAGTGGGTGCGCGGCTTGAGGACGTGTCCAGCTTCGCCAAGTACCTCGGCGGGTCGTCCGCCAATATCGCCTTCGGCACCGCGCGGCTGGGGCTCAAGTCGGCGATGCTCAGCCGTGTGGGCGACGACCATATGGGGCGTTTCCTGGTGGAATCCCTGGCCCGCGAAGGTTGCGACGTCAGCGGCATCAAGGTCGACCCGGAACGCCTCACCGCCCTGGTGTTGCTGGGCCTCAAGGACCGCGAAACCTTCCCCTTGGTGTTTTACCGCGAAAACTGCGCCGACATGGCCCTGCGCGCCGAGGACATCAGCGAAGCCTTTATCGCCTCCAGCAAAGCGCTGCTGATCACCGGCACGCATTTTTCTACCGACAACGTGTACAAGGCCAGCATCCAGGCCCTGGACTACGCCGCCAAACACAACGTCAAGCGCGTGCTGGACATCGACTACCGCCCGGTGCTGTGGGGCTTGGCGGGCAAGGCCGACGGTGAAACCCGTTTTGTCGCCGACCAGACGGTCAGCGCGCATGTGCAGAAGATCCTGCCGCGTTTCGACTTGATCGTGGGCACCGAAGAAGAATTCCTGATCGCCGGCGGCAGTGAAGACCTGCTCACCGCGCTGCGTACCGTGCGCGAAATCACCCCGGCTACGTTGGTCGTCAAGCTCGGCCCGCAGGGCTGCACGGTGATTCACGGGGCGATTCCTGCGCGCCTGGAAGACGGCGCGATCTACCCCGGTGTGCGCGTGGAGGTGCTTAACGTGCTGGGCGCTGGTGATGCGTTCATGTCGGGCTTTCTCAGTGGTTGGCTCAACGACGCCAGCGATGAGCGTTGCAGCCAACTGGCCAACGCCTGCGGTGGCCTGGTGGTGTCGCGCCACGCCTGCGCCCCGGCGATGCCAACCCCGGCCGAGCTGGATTATCTGTTCAACAGCCCGGTGCCGATCACCCGGCCCGACCAGGACGTGACCCTGCAGCGACTGCATCGCGTCAGCGTGCCGCGCAAGGCCTGGAAGCAACTGTTCATCTTCGCGTTTGACCACCGCTGGCAATTGGTCGACCTGGCGCAACGCGGCGGCCAGGACCCGGCGCGTATCAGCGATATCAAGCAGCTGTTTATCCAGGCCATCGAACGTGTGCAACACAAGCTCGCCGAGCAGGGCGTTGACGCCGACGTGGGCCTGTTGGCCGACCAGCGCTTCGGCCAGGACGCGCTCAACGCCGCCAGCGGTCGCGGCTGGTGGGTCGCGCGCCCGGTTGAGGTTCAGAACTCGCGCCCGCTGGCCTTCGAGCACGGCCGTTCGATTGGCAGCAATCTGATCGCCTGGCCCCAGGAGCAGATCATCAAGTGCCTGGTGCAATACCATCCCGACGACGAGCCCATGCTGCGCCTGGAACAGGAGGCGCAACTCAAGGCGGTGTACGACGCCTCTGTGGTCAGCGGTCATGAACTGCTGCTGGAAGTCATCCCGCCCAAGGATCATCCGTCCACCTACCCGGACGTGCTCTACCGCAGCCTCAAGCGCTTGTACAACCTGGGCATCTACCCGGCGTGGTGGAAGATCGAAGCGCAGACGGCCGAGGAGTGGACACGACTCGATGCGCTGATCAACGAGCGCGACCCGTATTGCCGTGGCGTGGTGCTGCTGGGGCTCAACGCCTCGCCGGAATGCTTGGCCGACGGCTTTCGGCAAGCACGCCTGAGCACTACCTGCCGAGGGTTTGCCGTGGGTCGCACGATCTTCCAGGAGCCGAGCAAGGCGTGGATGGCGGGGCAGATCGATGATGAAACCCTGGTCCAGCAGGTGCAGGCCACGTTCGAACAGCTTATCAACGCCTGGCGCAGTGCCCGAGGCTGA
- the iolE gene encoding myo-inosose-2 dehydratase, with translation MPAIRIGINPISWSNDDLPALGGETPLSTALSEGKEIGYEGFELNGKFPKDAKGVSEVLRPYDLALVSGWYSSRLARRSVAEEIDAIAGHIELLKHNGATVLVYGEVADSIQGSRIRLIERPRFHSEQAWQDYADKLTELARFTLSQGVRLAYHHHMGAYVESPEDIDQLMRRTGPEVGLLFDSGHCYMGGGEPLQVLRTHIERVCHVHFKDVRKPVVQLARNQMWSFPDCIVNGTFTVPGDGDIDFAELLDVLLAARYKGWLVVEAEQDPAVAPSYIYAKKGYDTLRALLNERTQP, from the coding sequence ATGCCCGCAATCCGAATTGGCATCAACCCGATCTCCTGGAGCAACGACGACCTGCCGGCCCTGGGTGGTGAAACGCCGCTGAGCACCGCCTTGAGCGAAGGCAAGGAGATCGGCTACGAAGGTTTTGAACTCAACGGCAAGTTCCCCAAGGATGCCAAGGGCGTGAGCGAGGTACTGCGCCCCTATGACCTGGCGCTGGTCTCCGGCTGGTATTCCAGCCGCCTGGCGCGGCGTTCGGTGGCCGAGGAAATCGACGCGATTGCCGGCCATATCGAGTTACTCAAACACAACGGCGCCACGGTGCTGGTGTACGGCGAGGTGGCCGATTCGATCCAGGGCTCGCGCATTCGCCTGATCGAACGCCCGCGTTTTCACAGCGAGCAGGCCTGGCAGGACTACGCCGACAAGCTCACGGAACTGGCGCGCTTTACCCTGTCCCAGGGCGTGCGCCTGGCGTACCACCACCATATGGGGGCCTACGTCGAGTCCCCCGAAGACATCGACCAACTGATGCGGCGAACGGGGCCGGAAGTCGGTCTGTTGTTCGACTCGGGCCACTGCTACATGGGCGGCGGCGAGCCTCTCCAAGTGCTGCGCACGCATATCGAGCGCGTCTGCCACGTGCATTTCAAGGACGTGCGCAAGCCCGTGGTGCAACTGGCGCGCAACCAGATGTGGAGCTTCCCCGATTGCATCGTCAACGGCACCTTCACGGTGCCCGGCGATGGCGATATCGACTTTGCCGAGCTGCTCGATGTGCTGCTGGCCGCGCGATACAAGGGTTGGCTGGTGGTGGAAGCCGAGCAGGACCCGGCCGTGGCGCCCAGCTATATCTACGCGAAAAAGGGTTACGACACCTTGCGCGCTCTGCTCAATGAGAGGACCCAACCATGA
- a CDS encoding response regulator transcription factor yields the protein MTRILTIEDDAVTAREIVAELSSHGLDVDWVDNGREGLVRAVSGDYDLITLDRMLPELDGLAIVTTLRTIGVSTPILMISALSDVDERVRGLRAGGDDYLTKPFASDEMAARVEVLLRRKSTVKEFETALRVADLELNLISREASRADQPLSLLPTEYKLLEFLMRNTGQILSRMMIFEEVWGYHFDPGTNLIDVHIGRLRKKIDPPGLTPLIRTVRGSGYVIAEPL from the coding sequence ATGACCCGCATTTTGACCATCGAGGATGACGCTGTAACGGCTCGCGAGATCGTCGCCGAGCTGAGTAGCCATGGACTGGACGTAGACTGGGTGGACAACGGCCGCGAAGGCCTGGTCCGTGCCGTGAGTGGGGATTACGACTTGATCACCCTCGACCGCATGCTCCCGGAATTGGATGGCCTGGCCATCGTCACCACCCTGCGCACCATTGGTGTGTCCACGCCAATCCTGATGATCAGCGCCCTCTCTGATGTGGACGAACGCGTGCGCGGCCTGCGCGCCGGCGGTGATGACTATCTGACCAAACCGTTTGCCTCCGATGAAATGGCCGCGCGCGTCGAAGTGCTGCTGCGGCGCAAAAGCACGGTCAAGGAATTTGAAACCGCGCTGCGCGTGGCCGACCTGGAGCTCAACCTGATCAGCCGCGAAGCCAGCCGCGCCGATCAGCCCCTGAGCCTGTTGCCCACCGAATACAAATTGCTCGAATTCCTGATGCGCAACACCGGGCAGATCCTGTCGCGAATGATGATTTTCGAGGAAGTCTGGGGCTATCACTTCGACCCCGGCACCAACCTGATCGACGTGCATATCGGTCGCCTGCGCAAGAAAATCGATCCCCCGGGCCTCACGCCGCTGATCCGCACGGTACGAGGTTCGGGTTATGTCATTGCTGAACCCCTCTAA
- a CDS encoding rhodanese-related sulfurtransferase produces MSTPTRSFSQIRQALLAREEIALIDVREEAPFAQAHPLFAANIPLSKLELEVYSRIPRRDTQVTVYDNGEGLASRAAERLLALGYTQVSLLEGGLHGWRSAGGELFIDVNVPSKAFGELVESERHTPSLAAEEVQALLDSQADVVVLDARRFDEYQTMSIPTSISVPGAELVLRARTLAPDPATRIIVNCAGRTRSIIGTQSLINAGVANPVSALRNGTIGWTLAGQTLAHGQARRFAPTAEEHRHIAAQDARRVADKAGVGRATLADLQRWQQETTRTTYLFDVRTPEEFEAGHLPGARSTPGGQLVQETDHVASVRGARLVLADDDGVRANMSASWLAQLGWAVHVLDDLQPAHFSEKGAWVAPVPVPPQAELISPHTLADWLGHGDTVVLDFTASANYVKRHIPGAWWVLRAQLPQALAKVPATERYVLTCGSSQLARLAVAEVEALTGKQVFLLQGGTAAWINAQLPLQEGETHLASPRIDRYRRPYEGTDNPKEAMQAYLDWEFGLVDQLARDGTHGFYVI; encoded by the coding sequence ATGAGCACACCGACCCGCAGCTTCTCGCAGATTCGCCAGGCCCTGTTGGCGCGTGAGGAAATCGCCCTGATTGATGTACGCGAAGAAGCGCCCTTCGCCCAAGCCCACCCGTTGTTCGCGGCAAACATCCCCTTGTCCAAGCTGGAACTGGAGGTGTATTCGCGCATTCCACGGCGCGATACCCAGGTGACCGTCTACGACAACGGCGAAGGCTTGGCCAGCCGCGCCGCCGAGCGCCTGCTTGCACTGGGCTACACCCAGGTGAGCCTGCTTGAAGGTGGCCTCCACGGTTGGCGCAGCGCCGGCGGTGAGCTGTTTATCGATGTGAACGTGCCCAGCAAGGCCTTTGGCGAACTGGTGGAGAGCGAGCGCCACACGCCGTCGCTGGCCGCCGAAGAGGTACAGGCCCTGCTCGACAGCCAGGCCGATGTGGTGGTGCTCGACGCTCGCCGTTTCGACGAATACCAGACCATGAGCATCCCCACCAGCATCAGCGTGCCCGGTGCCGAGCTGGTGCTGCGCGCCCGGACACTCGCGCCCGACCCGGCCACCCGCATCATCGTCAACTGCGCCGGGCGTACCCGCAGCATTATCGGCACTCAATCACTGATCAATGCCGGCGTGGCCAACCCCGTTTCAGCGCTGCGCAACGGCACCATCGGCTGGACCCTGGCCGGGCAGACACTTGCCCATGGCCAGGCGCGCCGCTTTGCCCCGACCGCAGAAGAACACCGCCACATTGCCGCCCAAGATGCGCGCCGCGTCGCCGACAAGGCCGGCGTCGGCCGCGCCACCCTGGCGGATCTGCAACGCTGGCAGCAGGAAACGACCCGCACCACCTACCTGTTCGATGTGCGCACCCCGGAAGAATTCGAAGCCGGCCACCTGCCGGGCGCGCGCTCCACCCCGGGCGGCCAGTTGGTGCAGGAAACCGACCACGTCGCCAGCGTGCGCGGCGCGCGGCTGGTGCTGGCCGATGATGACGGCGTGCGCGCCAACATGTCGGCGTCCTGGCTCGCGCAGTTGGGTTGGGCGGTACACGTGCTGGATGATTTGCAACCCGCGCACTTCAGTGAGAAAGGTGCCTGGGTCGCCCCGGTACCCGTCCCACCCCAAGCCGAACTGATCAGCCCGCACACCCTCGCCGACTGGCTGGGCCATGGCGATACCGTGGTGCTGGACTTCACCGCCAGCGCCAACTATGTCAAGCGCCATATCCCCGGTGCCTGGTGGGTGTTGCGCGCGCAACTGCCCCAGGCCCTGGCCAAGGTGCCCGCCACCGAGCGCTATGTATTGACCTGCGGCAGCAGCCAACTGGCGCGCCTGGCGGTGGCCGAAGTCGAGGCCCTCACCGGCAAACAAGTGTTCCTGCTGCAAGGCGGCACGGCGGCGTGGATCAACGCGCAACTGCCGCTGCAAGAAGGTGAAACCCACCTGGCCTCGCCGCGCATCGACCGCTATCGCCGCCCCTATGAAGGCACCGACAACCCCAAGGAAGCCATGCAGGCCTACCTGGATTGGGAGTTCGGCCTGGTCGACCAGTTGGCCCGCGACGGCACCCACGGCTTTTATGTGATCTGA
- a CDS encoding cysteine dioxygenase, which translates to MTQARHPERLRAFIGALAELIDGNPREGDLLHRGGKLLAQLVSHDDWLPDEFAQPDPERYQQFLLHADSRQRFSVVSFVWGPGQSTPIHDHRVWGLIGMLRGAELSQGFERAPDGRLVAEGKPIELVPGQVEAVSPKVGDIHQVSNAHSDQVSISIHVYGANIGAVRRAVYQPDGSEKLFISGYSNAFLPNIWDLSKEKSPAL; encoded by the coding sequence ATGACCCAGGCCCGACACCCCGAGAGACTCAGAGCCTTTATAGGCGCCCTGGCGGAACTGATCGACGGCAACCCACGCGAAGGCGACCTGCTGCACCGTGGCGGCAAGCTCCTGGCGCAACTGGTCAGCCATGACGACTGGCTGCCCGACGAATTTGCCCAGCCCGATCCCGAGCGCTACCAGCAGTTTTTACTGCACGCCGACTCGCGCCAGCGCTTCAGCGTGGTCAGTTTTGTATGGGGGCCTGGGCAAAGCACGCCGATTCATGACCATCGGGTATGGGGGCTGATCGGCATGTTGCGCGGCGCGGAATTGTCCCAAGGCTTTGAACGCGCGCCCGATGGCCGCCTGGTCGCCGAAGGCAAGCCGATTGAACTGGTGCCAGGCCAGGTGGAAGCCGTATCGCCCAAGGTCGGTGATATCCATCAGGTCAGCAACGCGCACAGTGACCAAGTGTCGATCAGCATTCATGTGTACGGCGCCAATATCGGTGCGGTACGCCGCGCGGTGTACCAGCCCGACGGCAGCGAAAAACTGTTTATTTCCGGTTACTCCAACGCCTTTCTCCCGAACATCTGGGATTTGTCCAAAGAAAAGAGCCCTGCCCTATGA
- a CDS encoding MurR/RpiR family transcriptional regulator, which produces MSRTDPETTLEAPLASPPINAERLLQLITDEYESLPRQLKRIASYMSQQSDRIMVDRISDIARECEVHPSAIVRFSQRFGFSGFSEMQALFREAYTHKTTPVQNYQQRIRSMIANKSQKASGGDLARECVNATLSGIERLGLELDDVAFDKAVDLVVNADNIYVVGVRRSFAVADYLVYNLQHTNKRIHLISGLGGSYREQMRSVRANDLVIAISFTPYGKETQHCLRIAQHHQAKTLIITDSNLSPLAKRANAVLLVNEGSSFAFRSLSATLCLCQALFIAVAYRLELKVDEIHEQVGFDD; this is translated from the coding sequence ATGTCCCGCACCGATCCCGAGACCACCCTGGAAGCCCCCCTCGCCAGCCCTCCGATCAATGCCGAACGCCTGTTGCAGCTGATCACCGACGAATACGAAAGCCTGCCCCGCCAACTCAAGCGCATCGCCAGCTACATGAGCCAACAAAGCGACCGGATCATGGTCGACCGCATCAGCGACATCGCCCGCGAATGCGAAGTACACCCCTCGGCCATCGTGCGGTTTTCCCAGCGATTCGGGTTCAGCGGGTTCAGCGAGATGCAGGCACTGTTTCGCGAGGCCTACACCCACAAGACCACGCCGGTGCAGAACTACCAGCAACGCATCCGCAGCATGATCGCCAATAAATCCCAGAAGGCCAGCGGCGGCGACCTGGCGCGCGAATGCGTCAACGCCACGCTGTCGGGCATCGAGCGCCTGGGGCTGGAACTGGATGACGTGGCGTTCGACAAGGCCGTGGACCTGGTGGTCAACGCCGACAATATCTATGTGGTTGGTGTGCGCCGCTCCTTTGCGGTAGCGGACTACCTGGTCTACAACCTGCAGCACACCAACAAACGCATTCACCTGATCTCTGGGCTGGGCGGCAGCTACCGCGAACAGATGCGCAGCGTGCGCGCCAATGACCTGGTGATCGCCATCAGCTTCACGCCCTACGGCAAAGAAACCCAGCACTGCCTGCGCATCGCCCAGCATCACCAGGCCAAGACCCTGATCATCACCGACAGCAACCTGTCGCCCCTGGCCAAGCGGGCGAATGCGGTGCTGTTGGTGAACGAAGGCTCGTCGTTTGCCTTCCGCTCGTTGAGCGCCACCCTGTGCCTGTGCCAGGCGTTATTTATTGCGGTGGCGTACCGGTTGGAGTTGAAGGTGGATGAGATCCACGAGCAAGTCGGGTTCGACGACTGA
- a CDS encoding sensor histidine kinase produces MSLLNPSKGWRSSSSRLLALYSSLFVAWSCILMGVLYFEVSGYLSDLSRHSLMQRQHLFQRFDGEELVEALTTSMTFDMKGVDAYGLFDEQFHPLSGPIRAIPPDLPLDGKIHPLSNCVDSDDPKLPKDSCDAVATHTDDGRWLVLVRANGSLFGVTRIIWHALLWALSLTIIPGAAGWHLLRRRPLRRIRGIQASAEAIVAGDLTHRLPLSNRRDELDMLAAIVNAMLDRIEKLMNEVKGVCDNIAHDLRTPLTRLRAQLYRIRQEADQGCGYALKLDDAIAETDTLMARFRGLLRISELEDHQRRSGFLVMDPLPLLRELHDFYLPLAEEGELQLRLETPESLPWITGDRALLFEALSNLLSNSIKFSPAGGTVILRGVNDAGSTRIEVHDSGPGIPVAERAAVFQRFYRVDESDQQGGFGLGLSIVAAIINLHGFRLEVGSSQQGGARLVLECRQQLMPEA; encoded by the coding sequence ATGTCATTGCTGAACCCCTCTAAAGGCTGGCGTTCTTCCAGCAGCCGTTTGCTGGCGCTGTACAGTTCGCTGTTCGTGGCCTGGAGTTGCATCCTCATGGGGGTGCTGTATTTCGAGGTGTCCGGTTACCTGAGTGATCTGTCGCGCCATTCGCTGATGCAGCGCCAGCACCTCTTCCAGCGTTTTGACGGTGAAGAGCTGGTGGAAGCGTTGACCACCAGCATGACCTTCGACATGAAGGGCGTAGACGCCTACGGCCTGTTCGACGAGCAATTCCACCCGCTGAGTGGGCCGATCCGCGCGATCCCGCCCGACCTGCCCCTGGACGGCAAGATCCACCCGCTGAGCAACTGTGTCGACTCCGACGACCCCAAGCTGCCCAAGGACAGCTGCGATGCCGTGGCGACCCACACCGACGACGGCCGCTGGCTGGTGCTGGTGCGCGCCAACGGTTCGCTGTTCGGCGTGACGCGGATTATCTGGCACGCGTTGTTGTGGGCGCTGTCGTTGACGATTATCCCAGGCGCGGCCGGCTGGCATTTGCTACGTCGCAGGCCGTTACGGCGTATCCGTGGGATCCAGGCCAGTGCCGAGGCCATCGTCGCCGGCGACCTCACCCACCGCCTGCCGCTGTCCAATCGGCGTGACGAACTGGACATGCTCGCGGCCATCGTCAACGCGATGCTCGACCGCATCGAGAAGCTGATGAACGAGGTCAAGGGCGTGTGTGACAACATCGCCCATGACCTGCGCACCCCGCTCACCCGCCTGCGGGCGCAGCTCTACCGCATCCGGCAAGAGGCCGATCAGGGTTGCGGCTACGCGCTGAAACTGGACGACGCGATTGCCGAGACCGACACCCTGATGGCACGCTTTCGCGGGCTGTTGCGCATCTCCGAACTGGAAGACCACCAGCGCCGTTCCGGTTTCCTGGTCATGGACCCGCTGCCACTGCTGCGCGAATTGCACGACTTCTACCTGCCGCTGGCCGAAGAAGGTGAATTGCAGCTGCGCCTGGAAACCCCGGAGTCCCTGCCGTGGATCACCGGCGATCGCGCACTGCTGTTCGAAGCCCTGTCCAACCTGCTGAGCAACTCGATCAAGTTCAGCCCGGCGGGCGGTACGGTGATTTTGCGCGGGGTCAACGATGCCGGCAGCACCCGCATCGAAGTGCACGATTCCGGGCCGGGCATACCGGTAGCGGAACGCGCGGCGGTGTTCCAACGGTTTTACCGCGTGGATGAAAGTGACCAGCAAGGCGGGTTCGGATTGGGCTTGTCGATCGTGGCGGCGATCATCAACCTGCATGGGTTCAGGCTGGAGGTGGGCAGCAGTCAGCAAGGCGGCGCACGCTTGGTGCTGGAGTGCCGCCAGCAACTGATGCCCGAAGCCTGA
- a CDS encoding SRPBCC family protein translates to MPTAFAVIEIPVSADTVWQLVGGFNSLPDWLPLIAKSEPGEGGRLRHLTTADGGTIVERLQTFDNVARTYSYTIEASPFPVSAYLATLQVEALTDTSAKVTWSGVFTPTADITEEAAQELFTGVYQGGLEALRANFPA, encoded by the coding sequence GTGCCAACAGCATTTGCAGTGATTGAAATCCCGGTATCGGCCGACACGGTCTGGCAATTAGTGGGCGGCTTCAACAGCCTGCCGGACTGGCTACCCTTGATCGCCAAGAGCGAACCTGGCGAAGGCGGCCGCCTGCGTCACCTGACCACCGCTGACGGCGGTACGATCGTCGAGCGTTTGCAGACCTTCGATAATGTGGCGCGTACCTACAGCTACACCATTGAAGCGTCGCCATTTCCGGTGAGTGCGTACCTGGCGACGTTGCAGGTCGAGGCGTTGACCGACACGTCGGCGAAGGTGACCTGGTCCGGTGTGTTTACCCCGACGGCGGATATTACGGAGGAGGCGGCGCAAGAGCTGTTTACTGGCGTCTACCAGGGTGGGCTTGAGGCGCTGCGCGCGAACTTCCCGGCCTGA
- a CDS encoding LysR family transcriptional regulator: MKIDDIDAFVEVIRCQSISHAAESLQLTQPAITRRVQNFEQALGVELFDRNTKPLKPTLIGTRVYEQCRLILREMDALRELVATDAPPTGLLRLGVPQTIGDVVLLDALKHLRSEYPELRAQVATGWGSQLVGKIERGELDAAAALFPAGKIFPDNIVGESIGKMELVVVCAKAQLPKKPCKLADVYQNGWVLNPDGCGFRAGLLRTLSDQGLALRVNLETFGTELQLGLVADGLGLGLVPRPLLERSAHREHLAVMPLKDFKPVMNLWLIYPHFLGNLQGPVDAFGQWVAASLQKIEDAA, encoded by the coding sequence ATGAAAATTGACGATATCGATGCCTTTGTCGAAGTGATTCGTTGCCAGTCCATCAGCCATGCCGCCGAGTCGTTGCAATTGACCCAGCCGGCCATCACCCGCCGCGTGCAGAACTTCGAGCAGGCGCTGGGGGTGGAGTTGTTCGACCGCAACACCAAACCCTTGAAGCCCACCTTGATCGGCACCCGTGTGTATGAACAATGCCGCTTGATCCTGCGCGAGATGGACGCCCTGCGCGAACTGGTGGCCACCGACGCACCGCCCACCGGCTTGTTGCGCCTGGGCGTGCCGCAGACCATCGGCGATGTGGTGCTGTTGGATGCGCTCAAGCACCTGCGCAGCGAATACCCTGAGCTGCGCGCGCAGGTCGCCACCGGCTGGGGTAGCCAGTTGGTGGGCAAGATCGAGCGCGGCGAGCTGGATGCGGCGGCGGCGTTGTTCCCGGCCGGCAAGATCTTCCCGGACAACATCGTCGGGGAGTCCATCGGCAAGATGGAACTGGTGGTGGTGTGTGCCAAGGCGCAACTGCCGAAAAAACCGTGCAAGCTGGCGGATGTGTACCAGAACGGTTGGGTCCTCAACCCGGACGGCTGTGGGTTCCGTGCCGGTTTGCTGCGCACCTTGTCCGACCAGGGCCTGGCGTTGCGGGTCAACCTGGAAACCTTCGGCACCGAGCTGCAACTGGGCCTGGTCGCCGATGGCCTGGGCCTGGGCCTGGTGCCGCGCCCGTTGCTGGAACGCAGCGCGCACCGCGAACACTTGGCGGTGATGCCGCTCAAGGACTTCAAGCCGGTGATGAACCTGTGGCTGATCTACCCGCATTTTCTGGGCAACCTGCAAGGGCCGGTGGATGCGTTCGGCCAGTGGGTCGCAGCCTCTTTGCAGAAGATCGAGGATGCAGCTTGA